Proteins encoded within one genomic window of Candidatus Brevundimonas colombiensis:
- a CDS encoding fumarylacetoacetate hydrolase family protein, which yields MKLASLKHGRDGRLVVVSQDLNWFTDAFLIAPTLQAALDDWDTCGPRLQALAESLEHEGVPRGRFHERDAASPLPRAYQWADGSAYVNHVELVRKARGAEMPASFWTDPLMYQGGSDGFLSPRDAIPLADEAWGCDLEAEIVVVVGDVPQGATREEALAAIRLVGLVNDVSLRNLIPAELAKGFGFVQSKPASALSPVLVTPEALGDRWKDGKLHGELTVQLNGEDFGKADAGVDMTFDFGTLIAHLAKTRSLGAGTIIGSGTVSNKDADGGPGKPVSEGGLGYSCIAEVRTVETILRGAAETPFLKHGDTVRIEMLDDRNHTIFGAIEQTVAPLSSAG from the coding sequence ATGAAACTCGCCTCGCTCAAGCACGGCCGCGACGGCCGCCTCGTGGTCGTCTCTCAGGACCTGAACTGGTTCACCGACGCCTTCCTGATCGCCCCGACGCTGCAGGCGGCGCTGGATGACTGGGACACCTGCGGCCCCCGGCTTCAGGCCCTGGCAGAAAGCCTGGAGCATGAGGGCGTGCCGCGCGGTCGTTTTCACGAACGCGACGCCGCCTCGCCCCTGCCTCGCGCCTATCAGTGGGCCGACGGCTCGGCCTATGTGAACCATGTCGAGCTGGTTCGTAAGGCGCGTGGGGCGGAAATGCCCGCCAGCTTCTGGACCGACCCCTTGATGTATCAGGGCGGCTCCGACGGCTTCCTGTCGCCCCGCGACGCCATCCCCCTGGCCGACGAGGCCTGGGGCTGCGACCTGGAGGCCGAGATCGTCGTGGTCGTCGGCGACGTGCCGCAAGGGGCGACGCGCGAGGAGGCGCTGGCGGCCATCCGCCTGGTCGGCCTGGTCAACGACGTGTCATTGCGCAATCTGATCCCGGCCGAACTGGCCAAGGGCTTCGGCTTTGTCCAGTCCAAGCCCGCCAGCGCCCTGTCGCCCGTCCTGGTCACGCCCGAGGCGCTGGGCGACCGCTGGAAAGACGGCAAGCTGCACGGCGAACTGACGGTCCAGCTGAACGGCGAAGACTTCGGCAAGGCCGACGCCGGCGTCGACATGACCTTCGACTTCGGAACCCTGATCGCCCACCTGGCCAAGACCCGGTCGCTGGGCGCCGGCACGATCATCGGTTCGGGCACCGTGTCGAACAAGGACGCCGATGGCGGCCCCGGCAAGCCGGTCAGCGAAGGCGGTCTGGGATATTCCTGCATCGCCGAGGTCCGCACCGTCGAGACGATCCTGCGCGGCGCCGCCGAAACCCCCTTCCTGAAGCACGGC
- the hppD gene encoding 4-hydroxyphenylpyruvate dioxygenase — translation MNDMTKTQIEQLDQDNPLGVDGFEFVEFTGPEPRAMIARLETMGFTQTHVNPRTDVVRLKQGDISFLVHRSPAAHAADFARDHGPSANGMAFRTTDAKAAYEGAVERGAKPAQGVDGGALGDDYPYILEGIGGSLLYVIDQYGDAGSLYDAWDEIEGWEEAERKNNVGLEVLDHLTHNVRRGQMRTWSGFYGSVFNFEEQKYFDIKGKATGLFSQAMIAPDRAIRIPLNESQDENSQIEEFIRRYNGEGIQHIALTTQNIFETVEAMRERGVDFQDTIETYFELIDKRLPNHGEDVERMRKNRILIDGSDEEGLLLQIFTQDAFGPIFFEIIQRKGNEGFGNGNFQALFDSIELDQIRRGVIKVDA, via the coding sequence ATGAACGACATGACCAAGACCCAGATCGAACAGCTTGACCAGGACAACCCCCTCGGCGTCGACGGTTTCGAATTCGTCGAATTCACCGGGCCCGAGCCCAGGGCGATGATCGCGCGCCTGGAGACGATGGGCTTCACCCAGACGCATGTGAACCCCAGGACCGACGTGGTGCGCCTGAAACAGGGCGACATCAGCTTCCTGGTGCATCGTTCGCCAGCGGCCCACGCCGCCGACTTCGCCCGCGACCATGGTCCGTCGGCCAACGGCATGGCCTTCCGCACCACCGACGCCAAGGCCGCCTATGAGGGCGCGGTCGAGCGCGGCGCAAAGCCGGCCCAGGGCGTCGACGGCGGGGCGCTGGGCGACGACTATCCCTATATCCTGGAAGGCATCGGCGGTTCGCTGCTCTATGTCATCGACCAGTATGGCGACGCCGGCTCCTTGTATGACGCCTGGGACGAGATCGAGGGCTGGGAAGAGGCCGAGCGCAAGAACAACGTCGGGCTGGAAGTGCTGGACCACCTGACCCACAACGTCCGTCGCGGCCAGATGCGCACCTGGTCGGGCTTCTACGGCTCGGTGTTCAACTTCGAGGAGCAGAAGTATTTCGACATCAAGGGCAAGGCGACGGGCCTGTTTTCCCAGGCCATGATTGCGCCCGACCGCGCCATCCGCATCCCCCTGAACGAGAGCCAGGACGAGAACTCCCAGATCGAGGAGTTCATTCGGCGCTACAACGGCGAGGGCATCCAGCACATCGCCCTGACCACCCAGAATATCTTCGAGACGGTCGAGGCCATGCGCGAGCGCGGCGTGGACTTCCAGGACACCATCGAGACCTATTTCGAACTGATCGACAAACGCCTGCCCAACCACGGCGAGGACGTGGAGCGGATGCGCAAGAACCGCATCCTGATCGACGGTTCGGACGAAGAGGGCCTGCTGCTGCAGATCTTCACCCAGGACGCCTTCGGCCCGATCTTCTTCGAGATCATCCAGCGCAAGGGCAACGAGGGCTTCGGCAACGGCAACTTCCAGGCCCTGTTCGACTCGATCGAACTGGACCAGATCCGTCGCGGCGTCATCAAGGTCGACGCCTGA